From the genome of Papaver somniferum cultivar HN1 chromosome 2, ASM357369v1, whole genome shotgun sequence, one region includes:
- the LOC113346994 gene encoding B3 domain-containing transcription repressor VAL2-like, which yields MASKVCMNGFCQATSSVKWRKGWDLRFGGVATLCDKCGFAYEQLVFCDTFHVKESGWRDCSSCGKRLHCGCTASKSLFELLDNGGVECLGCMKRLHSSMPSDEKPNGFGKEENYSNGIGNILQMGKNTEGNEHINLLQYLKNDTNGSLCQMKIEQGMRSVKEVDCKKPPVVARPEAANSMLSQLRIGRLPEGRGRSQMLPRYWPKITEEELQQISENSNSKIVPLFEKVLTASDASRIGRLVLPKACAEAYFPRLLQPEGRPLKIQDAKGNDWGFQFRFWPNNNSRMYVLEGVAPCMQSMQLKAGDTITFSRIDPEGKLMVGSRKASSSGPQHITQSDSYTTIRSQDCGNSYNGVPEDLNPKKLENLLSLNMNFKKRRSAGGEKANKKHDPDFSLDNIKRRRIVESEKTDEDYEPFSGLETLAATAVLEENLGELDTAFLTTANEHPQHHPGCRCTICIKPPSRRGPKKNPADIV from the exons ATGGCGTCGAAGGTTTGCATGAATGGTTTTTGTCAGGCCACATCCTCAGTCAAGTGGAGGAAAGGGTGGGATCTTCGATTTGGTGGTGTAGCAACTCTTTGTGATAAGTGCGG GTTTGCTTATGAACAATTGGTATTTTGTGATACCTTCCATGTTAAAGAATCTGGTTGGAGAGACTGCAGTTCTTGTGGCAAG CGACTTCACTGTGGTTGTACTGCTTCAAAGTCTTTGTTTGAGCTACTTGATAATGGCGGTGTAGAGTGTCTTGGCTGCATGAAGAGATTGCACTCCTCT ATGCCAAGCGATGAAAAGCCAAATGGTTTTGGCAAAGAGGAAAACTATAGCAATGGGATAGGAAATATATTGCAAATGGGCAAGAATACAGAGGGCAATGAGCATATTAATTTGCTTCAGTATCTGAAAAATGATACAAATGGGTCTTTGTGCCAAATGAAAATAGAACAAGGCATGCGTTCTGTTAAGGAAGTGGACTGCAAAAAGCCACCTGTTGTTGCAAGACCAGAGGCTGCTAACAGTATGCTGTCACAATTACGTATTGGAAGACTACCTGAAGGACGGGGTAGAAGCCAAATGCTTCCGCGGTATTGGCCAAAGATTACAGAAGAAGAATTGCAGCAAATATCTGAAAA TTCAAACTCCAAAATTGTGCCTTTGTTTGAGAAGGTTTTGACTGCAAGCGATGCCAGTCGAATTGGTCGCTTAGTTCTCCCAAAAGCATGTGCTGAG GCATATTTTCCTCGGCTATTGCAACCAGAAGGCCGACCTTTGAAGATTCAAGATGCAAAGGGGAACGACTGGGGGTTTCAGTTTAGATTTTGGCCTAACAATAACAGTAGAATGTATGTCTTGGAGGGTGTAGCACCCTGCATGCAGTCAATGCAATTAAAAGCTGGTGATACAA TAACATTTAGCAGGATAGACCCTGAAGGAAAACTTATGGTTGGATCCCGAAAGGCATCTAGCTCCGGTCCTCAGCACATAACTCAATCCGATAGCTACACCACGATTAGAAGCCAAGATTGTGGAAATTCGTATAATGGGGTTCCAGAGGATTTAAATCCAAAGAAACTTGAAAATCTTCTCAGTCTTAATATGA ATTTTAAGAAGCGCAGAAGTGCGGGAGGTGAAAAggcaaacaaaaaacatgatcCTGATTTCAGCCTAGACAATATCAAGAGGCGGAGAATTGTAGAAAGCGAAAAGACAGACGAAGATTATGAACCCTTCTCTGGCCTAGAGACACTAGCTGCTACTGCGGTTCTTGAAGAGAACTTGGGTGAATTGGATACCGCTTTTCTTACAACCGCCAACGAGCATCCACAACATCATCCTGGATGCAGGTGCACTATTTGCATCAAGCCCCCAAGCAGGAGAGGCCCTAAAAAAAACCCTGCTGATATTGTGTAA